From Desulfatibacillum aliphaticivorans DSM 15576, the proteins below share one genomic window:
- a CDS encoding DUF6909 family protein, whose translation MYEVSEAHKARYAIHQFKVITDSLAIRGFYRPSGKFGKALENCLRSLSPEIYGSLNDPRVVELKGLEYVIDRLPRGIEECTRVILTEEDPFKDSPFERIEPFKRRRTSYRISDKEICFVISRGLSEIYDILTHMTFLNMEAAKIHTKMRDDSGNITVEWAELEKVALRKEPVSRDKVDQALWNLSIILGRSYGETKATYEYLEKTKVEYKANNGLFSLVYRLGKRIDEESSSRENMLVIYLTPSLMNIIGHQKYGRQWGADIKEKLAELGLKDRPLHIVSANLHSVVNTLYGYAAIKEVHPDIAALGDVYAFFDALKAHGDDVLAFAEKNGVHPMPDQSGSHIDCQIIDTAPLKCVEVHPGLDIETCTQDANPPVILVMDYAFGAQAFELMENLLKPLKKDNGEIRFDIRSVSVMGKAGILTGKQGDIMLATAHVFEGTSDNYNFRNDMVPEDFNAEQHSVFVGPMVTVLGTSLQNRDVLLKLKDDWKTIGLEMEGGHYQRAISAAIIKGNIPPGTRVRYAYYASDNPLQSGQTLAAGAMGKEGVRPTYMITKVILEKIFDKSAE comes from the coding sequence ATGTACGAAGTCTCCGAAGCGCACAAAGCGCGATACGCCATTCATCAGTTCAAGGTGATCACCGACTCCCTGGCGATCCGTGGGTTTTACCGTCCTTCGGGGAAATTCGGCAAGGCTTTGGAAAATTGCCTCCGGAGCCTGAGCCCGGAGATATACGGGTCCCTGAACGACCCCCGGGTGGTGGAGTTGAAGGGGCTGGAGTACGTGATCGACCGCCTGCCCCGCGGCATTGAGGAATGCACCCGGGTGATTCTCACGGAGGAGGACCCCTTCAAGGACTCGCCTTTTGAGCGGATAGAGCCGTTCAAGCGCCGCAGAACCTCCTACCGGATCAGCGACAAGGAAATCTGCTTTGTCATTTCCAGGGGCCTGAGCGAGATTTACGACATCCTGACCCACATGACCTTCCTGAATATGGAGGCGGCCAAGATCCACACCAAAATGCGGGACGACTCCGGAAACATCACCGTGGAGTGGGCCGAGCTGGAAAAGGTCGCCCTGCGCAAGGAGCCTGTGTCACGGGATAAGGTGGATCAGGCCTTGTGGAACCTCAGTATCATCCTGGGCCGATCCTACGGAGAGACCAAAGCCACCTATGAATACCTGGAAAAGACCAAGGTCGAATACAAAGCGAATAACGGCTTGTTTTCCCTGGTGTACCGGCTGGGCAAGCGGATCGATGAGGAGTCTTCCTCCCGCGAGAACATGCTGGTTATTTATCTGACTCCCTCGCTCATGAACATTATCGGCCACCAGAAATACGGCCGCCAATGGGGGGCGGACATCAAGGAAAAGCTGGCGGAGCTGGGGCTTAAGGACCGGCCTCTCCACATTGTCAGCGCCAACCTCCACAGCGTGGTCAACACCTTGTATGGATACGCCGCGATCAAGGAGGTTCATCCCGATATTGCGGCGTTGGGTGACGTCTACGCGTTTTTTGACGCTCTGAAGGCCCACGGGGACGACGTGCTGGCCTTTGCCGAGAAAAACGGCGTGCATCCCATGCCGGATCAATCCGGTTCCCATATCGATTGCCAGATTATAGATACCGCCCCCCTGAAGTGCGTGGAGGTGCACCCGGGCCTGGATATTGAAACGTGCACCCAGGACGCCAACCCTCCCGTCATTCTGGTCATGGACTATGCTTTCGGCGCCCAGGCCTTTGAGCTGATGGAAAACCTGCTTAAACCCCTTAAGAAGGATAATGGCGAGATTCGCTTTGATATCCGTTCCGTCTCCGTCATGGGCAAGGCGGGAATTCTGACCGGCAAGCAGGGAGACATCATGCTGGCCACGGCCCATGTGTTTGAAGGAACCTCGGACAATTACAACTTCCGGAACGACATGGTCCCCGAAGATTTCAATGCGGAACAGCACAGCGTTTTCGTCGGCCCTATGGTCACGGTCCTGGGAACCTCCCTCCAAAACCGGGACGTGCTCCTAAAACTTAAGGATGACTGGAAAACCATCGGCCTGGAGATGGAGGGCGGACATTACCAGCGGGCCATAAGCGCGGCGATCATCAAGGGCAATATACCGCCGGGAACCAGGGTCCGGTACGCCTACTACGCTTCGGACAATCCTTTGCAGTCCGGCCAGACCCTGGCCGCCGGGGCCATGGGCAAGGAAGGGGTGCGTCCGACGTATATGATCACCAAAGTGATCCTGGAAAAAATTTTCGACAAGTCCGCCGAGTGA
- a CDS encoding hybrid sensor histidine kinase/response regulator, translating to MEMSQAFFRAVAECGANIIIAHTKEHEIIYASPTVRSFGYEPEDLIGNTIQPFIHREDWRLVDAVIAECMETPNTPASVGDIRARSKGEDWVWLHGQYIFFVGLEGEDILVFVGANVTDRKKAEIKAMELQAAVEQSTEGIAVADMDGVLTFANTAWARMHGYEVEELQGKNLSTFHTPDQMRLDVLPFINKTLEAGSFRGEVGHVRKDGTTFPAWHSGGMLKNESGEATAIMAVIYDITARKNAEIELKKREIMYRTLVEQSLQGVGIIRNEPVKVVYCNPALEEMLGRSARDLRALSIQELAELVHPNDYPELAARFLDRLAGKKVDPHQIVRVYKKDGTLMWLETVCQVIPHEGSPATLGLCRDITDRRRLEENLRQTRKMEAIGTLAGGIAHNLNNILYPIMGYTEMAVDDIPKGSAAAHNLQEVLIAINRAKDLVHQILAFAHKSKEQHAATELGPIVHEVVRLMRGTLPATIKITQDISNEAPAVMADPSLAHQALVNLCTNAFHAMRDKGGELEVSLEEALLRPEEVPDFALPPGRYSKISVRDTGAGIDPMIMDRIFEPYFTTRDVGDGTGMGLSEAHAFARNCGGDVRAVSTPGKGSLFEIYLPAIEQKRSKAMDAAPAAKDNETILLAESDPQIRKMNTQVLTRLGYSVHAEANGKEALDALANSPGRFDLIITELHMPIMTGAQLARDAKAMQPDLPVVLCTGFAEALTLQEAQDMGVDGVIKKPMRKKDVALVVRSVLDAR from the coding sequence ATGGAGATGAGCCAGGCGTTTTTTCGGGCTGTGGCGGAATGCGGCGCCAACATTATTATCGCCCATACCAAAGAGCATGAGATCATCTACGCCAGCCCCACCGTCCGATCCTTCGGCTATGAACCCGAAGACCTGATAGGCAATACAATTCAGCCCTTTATACACCGGGAAGACTGGCGCCTGGTGGATGCCGTCATCGCCGAATGCATGGAGACGCCCAACACTCCCGCGTCAGTGGGGGACATTCGGGCCAGAAGCAAGGGAGAAGACTGGGTTTGGCTTCATGGGCAGTACATTTTTTTTGTAGGGTTGGAAGGAGAGGATATCCTTGTTTTCGTCGGCGCCAATGTGACGGACAGAAAAAAGGCGGAAATCAAGGCCATGGAATTGCAGGCGGCCGTGGAGCAATCCACGGAAGGCATTGCCGTGGCCGACATGGACGGAGTCCTTACCTTTGCCAACACAGCCTGGGCCCGTATGCACGGATATGAAGTGGAGGAACTGCAGGGAAAAAATCTGAGTACATTCCACACCCCGGATCAAATGCGGCTGGACGTCTTGCCTTTTATTAACAAAACCCTGGAGGCGGGGTCCTTTCGAGGAGAGGTGGGACACGTTCGCAAAGACGGAACCACCTTTCCCGCCTGGCACTCAGGCGGGATGCTCAAGAACGAGTCAGGCGAGGCCACGGCGATCATGGCGGTAATTTATGATATAACCGCCCGGAAAAATGCAGAAATCGAATTGAAAAAACGGGAGATCATGTACCGGACCCTGGTGGAGCAATCCCTCCAGGGAGTGGGAATAATCCGGAACGAGCCCGTAAAAGTGGTTTACTGCAATCCCGCTTTGGAGGAAATGCTGGGGCGCTCGGCCAGGGATCTGCGGGCCCTTTCGATTCAGGAGTTGGCTGAACTGGTTCACCCCAACGATTATCCGGAACTCGCCGCGCGCTTTTTGGACCGCCTCGCCGGAAAAAAGGTGGACCCTCACCAGATCGTTCGGGTTTACAAAAAGGACGGAACCCTGATGTGGCTCGAAACAGTGTGCCAAGTGATCCCCCATGAGGGCAGCCCCGCCACCTTGGGTCTTTGCAGGGACATCACGGACCGGCGGCGTCTGGAGGAAAACCTGAGGCAGACCCGGAAGATGGAGGCCATCGGGACCCTGGCCGGAGGCATCGCCCATAACCTCAACAACATTTTGTATCCCATCATGGGATACACGGAAATGGCCGTGGATGACATCCCCAAAGGCAGCGCGGCCGCCCATAATCTTCAGGAAGTGCTCATAGCCATCAACCGGGCCAAGGACCTGGTGCACCAGATCCTGGCCTTCGCCCATAAAAGCAAGGAACAGCATGCGGCCACGGAGCTTGGGCCTATAGTGCATGAGGTGGTGCGGCTTATGCGGGGGACCTTGCCGGCCACCATAAAGATCACGCAGGACATCTCCAACGAGGCTCCGGCGGTCATGGCCGACCCCTCCCTGGCGCACCAAGCCTTGGTGAACCTGTGCACGAACGCTTTTCACGCCATGCGCGACAAGGGCGGGGAGTTGGAGGTTTCTCTGGAAGAAGCCTTGCTGAGGCCTGAAGAAGTCCCTGATTTCGCCCTGCCTCCCGGGAGATACTCAAAGATTAGCGTAAGGGATACGGGCGCGGGCATCGATCCTATGATCATGGATCGCATTTTCGAGCCCTATTTCACCACCCGGGACGTGGGCGACGGCACGGGCATGGGGCTTTCGGAGGCTCACGCATTCGCAAGAAACTGCGGCGGGGACGTAAGGGCCGTAAGCACGCCGGGGAAAGGGTCGCTTTTTGAAATCTATTTGCCGGCCATTGAACAGAAGCGGTCCAAGGCCATGGACGCCGCGCCTGCGGCCAAGGACAACGAAACCATATTGCTGGCTGAAAGCGATCCGCAAATCCGCAAGATGAACACTCAGGTGCTGACTCGTCTGGGGTATTCAGTCCACGCGGAGGCCAACGGCAAGGAGGCTTTGGACGCCCTGGCGAACTCCCCCGGCAGGTTCGACCTTATTATCACCGAGCTGCACATGCCCATCATGACGGGCGCTCAATTGGCGAGGGACGCCAAAGCCATGCAGCCGGACCTGCCTGTGGTCCTGTGCACCGGATTCGCCGAAGCGCTCACCCTGCAGGAAGCGCAAGATATGGGAGTGGACGGCGTCATAAAAAAGCCCATGCGCAAAAAGGACGTGGCCCTGGTGGTCAGGAGCGTCCTGGACGCCAGATGA
- a CDS encoding DUF2333 family protein: MDVNSFINELGAILSLKVSRPVQRLLKALVRSPLYLSPEARKFYLSGVKDMSSIDLLMEAKKEDANFLMTVRQAWLEKVDFNLVNAQSLLADMKSFSIYRSLLEDLQEAEDESDQEDIEIEPHWMDLADQFYRMRNEPWRKQLLINAVKDEAKNPGKINNKTIWNIAMMEEADFHDLFDFLRNAACLYIDGEFQGYMVIGYYAEVLKRAYDKSLGGKGRFEHLINRLEGEGNLTQGNGSLTINENSIIELICKTQKVTIIGNGLTDENPDISFLKQRGVDVGDEQKKSQLFGLPLNSRGLQISKYCDWTMDAQAEKECIAALNLQAKDNNLSIRVLSLPASQLE; encoded by the coding sequence ATGGATGTCAATTCGTTTATCAATGAGTTGGGCGCTATCTTAAGTTTGAAGGTTTCAAGGCCGGTGCAGCGGCTTTTGAAAGCCCTTGTCCGTTCGCCTTTGTATCTAAGCCCTGAAGCAAGAAAGTTTTATCTCAGTGGGGTCAAGGATATGTCCTCCATTGATTTGTTAATGGAGGCAAAAAAGGAAGACGCCAATTTTTTGATGACAGTCAGACAGGCGTGGCTGGAAAAGGTGGATTTTAACCTGGTAAACGCCCAGTCCCTTTTGGCCGACATGAAATCTTTCTCCATATACAGGTCCTTACTGGAAGACCTGCAGGAGGCGGAGGATGAATCGGACCAGGAGGATATTGAGATTGAACCCCATTGGATGGATTTGGCGGATCAGTTTTATAGAATGAGAAACGAACCCTGGAGGAAGCAGCTCCTTATAAACGCCGTGAAGGATGAGGCCAAAAATCCCGGAAAAATTAACAATAAAACCATCTGGAACATCGCTATGATGGAGGAGGCTGATTTTCACGATTTATTCGACTTTTTAAGAAATGCAGCCTGCTTGTATATTGACGGTGAATTTCAGGGATACATGGTTATCGGGTATTATGCAGAAGTTTTAAAAAGAGCGTATGACAAGTCCCTGGGAGGAAAGGGCCGCTTTGAACATTTGATTAATCGTCTTGAAGGGGAAGGAAACTTGACTCAGGGCAATGGTTCTCTGACAATTAACGAAAATTCCATTATTGAATTGATCTGTAAAACACAGAAAGTGACAATTATCGGGAATGGCTTGACTGATGAGAATCCGGATATCAGCTTTTTAAAGCAGAGAGGTGTGGATGTCGGTGATGAGCAAAAGAAATCCCAACTGTTCGGATTGCCCTTAAATTCCAGAGGACTCCAAATATCCAAATACTGTGATTGGACCATGGATGCTCAAGCAGAAAAGGAATGCATCGCTGCTTTAAATTTGCAAGCGAAAGACAATAATCTTTCGATAAGAGTATTGTCTTTGCCGGCATCCCAGCTGGAATAA